The Athalia rosae chromosome 7, iyAthRosa1.1, whole genome shotgun sequence genome window below encodes:
- the LOC105692554 gene encoding protein still life, isoform SIF type 1 isoform X7, which produces MGNKLSCSCAPLIRKAYRYEDSPWQAGARGGGVGNVGGRRGDTGHLLRCGSLRERKRLWAEVFHVSASGAGTVKWQQVSEDLVPVNITCVQDSPECIFHITAYNSQVDKILDVRLVQPGTRIGQASECFVYWKDTMTNDTWGLNFTSPIDAKQFRECCSPSFKFSRKASSSYSLKLEPPNKQKIKTRRKPLSTPASPSRSREPQCTCMTPEQFARLRSQDPRYRGIYGASTLPRTIGRSTEMEMIPGRGDKIGAATSSASLYDNVNNANSTPGKTPKSGDSIKLKEKQQQNETCQTTPKTANVATGTANVGSQIGSPEEKCSSVSPKKVGKQSQETSTQQNETERETLKSEGTQAGGTLANKSMRKEQLHHTKSADYTELEMQNGNIFNIVNNNNHGGSRKSKSKSTDDMRIENAQNGGISLDSNTLKRMLKPMSSIDSPVTSPEMTRKRHHHTYHYHPPNNNNQKYSMSETENENYSNPYRSSHNNKFQASRSSHDVGRQYAGDMSPPSDNVIFDNQCYATTPSSSNGNSDMEQQQQPNHCNSRRCIGAGQTYQQQNMTSVSTPGSPTSRLLLEYEMHLRNTLAKGMDAESYSLHTFEALLTQSMENLEFAENIPLNVQRTPHVSRRRPNSNKSSTLPLSYRYCNERQNSKDRDGYYSDRNEIIREKRERDADRDRGYLSDYNSRCASCIDESARAQWFRHSDGWQSGSSTLGSGASNSGNQGYSGHKRSPWDSLPSLRHEGSLNDSGYKSNRTDSMEQRGTFDRQDSVRSDYMSDREGRYGIVQQASLESTDSRLCYLTSSEMSDDDRMSLTTAVSDDDDGESVINSPYRGKQTGTAAASFNCTGAVRKAGFLSVKKWLLRKKHQIELARKRGWKGYWVCLKGTTLLFYPCDSHESRSVEAAPKHLIIVDGAIMQPIPEHPKRDYIFCLSTAFGDAYLFQAPCQVELENWVNSIHSACAAAFARHRGKTGTLHLLQEEIFRLEKAIESDHKLKHMADLQQSVVSDVETKQQINNQIVQWEENLERLHCEQFRLRCYMASLQSGELPNPKSLLTHVSRATKQTLNKLGVFTVSSFHAFICARSPSLLNNLLAGRGATKRRPPLLSRSNSSSSKRSLQISSRDEEKTVKVSVPENQVTNNQLVSVFLRDAMSVEEFLASACSRKGLNPMEHFVRVKKRRDMEDHNYFVPHRTDLIETYLHTHEIVEVCAKILYQVELQRNTLDQMWGFSVEAELIENSDRQDELCCYVSRVEDKSVAMQNGIIKSDEIMVINGAIVSDLDMMYLESVLQEELALCMMMRSSRTEPPDLSGIIRVTDDIIESLVCPPPPSDPPVISEEMISGLIVPAPGWSKEGMLQECPSVSHMENGKQTSRTNSFEIENLLKTAEQVTGFCRSPGETRKSSPTGSVVSSHSQALTPSRQLSDAEKLKKVILELIDTERTYVKNLNNLLENYLEPLKRETFLSNAEINALFGNIQEIVTFQRQFLQNLDHAIEMESDFNNFDHPSQFKGVLFSIGSAFLYYVNHFKLYSSFCASHSKAQKVLHPNEGNQALQEFLSARNPRQQHSSTLESYLIKPIQRILKYPLLLQQLRNLTDEHSEEHEHLIEALKGMEKVAEHINEMQRIHEEYGAIFDHLFRQHQKSCKQPIDLSPGDLLYYGGVEWLNISDFLGKIKKGLELHAMCFVFKSAVVFLCKERLRQKKKLMGVSTKANSSEVEIIRYQVLIPVTEVQVRASSAKDMESHFLWELIHLRSQLQRRSEKVYVLSNSTTDFRNAFLKTIRQIIRESVRNMSIPSTKQNMSQPSMSISPRMSTGHVEKYEKPTSQGQSQNGNGTVSKKSVKQQLLANQHNVKRKYSQSKHSVDHESSEDKDFEEAQTTTSSAASTTTITTSSASTTSTNPTTFRSRSKTISDSSGVAGTVLITGEIKVDMESGTKSEGEEDSQAFLGEKKTTLGRTPNHLTLSTTSTISAGSTGSQARLIQSSHQPENYQPITVKELGSPIWKPRELPSMGEATTLPRKGKSAGEFADMSSAHSASRKSLIEINNCAQQSNFNNHV; this is translated from the exons ATGGGCAACAAGCTATCATGCAGTTGCGCGCCCTTAATAAGGAAGGCTTACCGATACGAGGACTCCCCGTGGCAGGCCGGGGCCAGGGGCGGAGGCGTCGGCAACGTGGGAGGGCGAAGGGGGGACACTGGTCACTTGCTCAGGTGCGGAAGCttaagagagaggaagag GCTTTGGGCGGAGGTATTTCACGTGAGTGCGAGCGGAGCTGGTACGGTGAAATGGCAGCAAGTTTCGGAAGACCTTGTTCCAGTGAATATCACCTGCGTACAGGATTCTCCCGAGTGCATATTCCATATCACAGCGTACAACAGCCAGGTCGACAAGATCCTCGACGTCCGGCTCGTTCAACCCG GGACGAGGATCGGCCAGGCTTCGGAATGCTTCGTTTACTGGAAGGACACGATGACCAACGACACTTGGGGACTGAATTTCACGTCGCCGATCGACGCCAAACAATTCAGAGAGTGTTGC TCACCGTCGTTCAAATTCTCGCGGAAAGCATCGTCCTCGTATTCCCTGAAATTGGAACCGCCGAACAAGCAGAAAATAAAGACGCGAAGAAAGCCGCTCTCTACACCGGCTTCGCCAAGCCGTTCGAGAGAACCGCAGTGCACGTGCATGACCCCCGAACAATTCGCAAGACTTCGAAGCCAGGACCCGCGATATCGAGGGATCTACG GGGCTTCGACGCTACCGAGGACCATCGGCAGGTCGACGGAGATGGAAATGATACCGGGAAGAGGCGACAAAATAGGCGCGGCAACGTCCAGCGCATCTTTGTACGACAACGTGAACAACGCCAACAGCACACCGGGTAAAACACCGAAATCCGGCGACTCGATTAAACTGAAAGAAAAGCAACAGCAGAACGAAACCTGCCAGACGACTCCGAAGACTGCAAACGTCGCTACGGGAACAGCGAACGTCGGATCTCAA ATCGGTAGCCCGGAGGAGAAGTGTTCGTCGGTGTCGCCGAAGAAGGTGGGAAAGCAGAGCCAGGAGACGTCGACTCAGCAGAACGAAACGGAGCGAGAAACTTTAAAATCGGAAGGTACCCAGGCGGGGGGTACGCTGGCGAATAAGTCGATGAGAAAGGAGCAGCTCCATCATACGAAATCGGCCGATTACACGGAACTGGAGATGCAGAACGGCAACATATTCAACATtgtcaacaacaacaatcacGGCGGCTCGAGAAAATCGAAGAGCAAAAGCACCGACGACATGAGAATCGAGAATGCGCAAAACGGGGGCATAAGTCTTGATTCGAACACCCTCAAGCGGATGCTGAAACCGATGTCTAGCATCGACAGTCCCGTGACTTCGCCGGAAATGACGCGGAAGAGGCACCACCACACCTACCACTACCATCCccccaacaacaacaaccaaaaATATTCCATGTCCGAGACTGAGAACGAGAACTACTCGAATCCCTACCGAAGTTCGCATAACAACAAATTTCAGGCCTCGAGGAGCTCGCACGACGTCGGGAGACAGTACGCCG GTGACATGTCGCCGCCGTCGGACAACGTTATATTCGACAACCAGTGTTACGCTACGACGCCAAGTTCGTCGAACGGTAATTCGGACatggagcagcagcagcagccgaaTCACTGCAATTCGAGACGTTGCATCGGTGCGGGTCAAACATATCAGCAGCAAAATATGACCTCCGTTTCGACACCCGGGAGTCCGACCAGCAGATTATTGTTGGAATACGAGATGCACCTGCGTAACACACTGGCGAAGGGCATGGACGCCGAGAGCTACAGTCTCCACACCTTCGAGGCCCTGCTCACCCAGAGCATGGAAAATTTAG aaTTCGCAGAAAATATACCGCTGAATGTACAACGCACACCGCACGTTTCGAGGAGAC GACCGAATTCCAACAAATCTTCCACGCTGCCGCTTTCGTATCGTTACTGCAACGAACGACAGAACAGCAAAGATCGCGACGGATATTACAGCGATCGAAATGAGATTATTCGAGAAAAACGGGAACGGGACGCCGATCGGGACAGAGGATACCTCAGCGATTACAATTCGCG ATGCGCGTCCTGCATCGACGAGTCAGCCCGAGCCCAATGGTTCCGTCACTCGGACGGTTGGCAATCGGGAAGTTCTACCCTCGGTTCCGGGGCATCGAATTCCGGAAATCAGGGATATTCGGGTCACAAAAGGTCGCCGTGGGATTCCCTGCCATCACTGAGACACGAGGGTAGCCTGAACGACAGCGGTTACAAATCGAACCGAACGGATTCGATGGAgcagag GGGTACTTTCGATCGACAGGATAGCGTTAGGTCGGATTACATGTCCGATAGAGAGGGGAGATACGGAATCGTTCAACAAGCGTCTCTGGAAAGTACCGATTCGAGACTTTGCTATCTTACATCGTCCGAG ATGTCGGACGACGACCGTATGTCATTGACGACGGCGGtgagcgacgacgacgacggcgagaGCGTGATAAATTCGCCGTACAGAGGAAAGCAGACCGGTACGGCGGCCGCGTCTTTCAACTGCACGGGTGCCGTCCGAAAAGCAGG ATTTTTGAGCGTCAAGAAATGGCTCCTCCGCAAAAAGCATCAGATCGAATTGGCCAGAAAACGGGGTTGGAAGGGCTATTGGGTCTGTCTGAAGGGTACAACGCTACTATTTTACCCTTGCGATTCACACGAGAGCAGATCCGTTGAGGCTGCTCCCAAGCATCTGATAATCGTCGACGGTGCGATTATGCAACCCATACCGGAACACCCGAAAAGAGATTACATCTTTTGCCTGAGCACGGCCTTCGGAGACGCTTATCTCTTCCAG GCACCGTGTCAAGTGGAGTTGGAAAATTGGGTGAACAGTATTCACTCGGCGTGTGCGGCGGCGTTCGCACGTCACCGCGGAAAAACCGGCACCCTTCATTTGCTTCAGGAGGAAATATTCCGATTGGAAAAAGCTATAGAGTCG GATCACAAGTTAAAACACATGGCGGATTTACAGCAATCCGTGGTATCCGACGTGGAGACGAAACAGCAAATAAACAACCAGATCGTACAGTGGGAGGAAAATCTCGAGAGACTGCATTGCGAACAATTCAGACTGAGGTGCTACATGGCCAGTTTGCAAAGCGGGGAATTACCCAATCCGAAG AGTCTTCTAACGCACGTATCCCGGGCGACGAAGCAGACCCTGAACAAACTCGGGGTTTTCACGGTCTCGTCGTTCCACGCTTTCATATGCGCCAGAAGTCCCTCGTTGTTGAACAATTTGTTGGCCGGTCGCGGAGCGACGAAGAGACGACCCCCTTTGCTGTCGAGGTCGAACAGCAGTTCCAGCAAGAGGTCACTGCAGATATCGTCGAGGGATGAGGAGAAAACCGTCAAAGTATCCGTGCCGGAAAACCAGGTAACAAATAACCAA CTGGTCTCGGTGTTCCTGCGGGACGCGATGTCCGTCGAAGAATTCTTGGCCAGCGCGTGCAGCAGAAAGGGTCTCAATCCGATGGAGCATTTCGTGAGGGTGAAAAAACGGCGGGACATGGAAGACCACAATTATTTCGTGCCCCACAGAACGGACCTGATCGAGACCTAC TTGCACACCCACGAGATCGTCGAGGTGTGCGCGAAAATTCTCTACCAAGTCGAGCTGCAGCGTAACACGTTGGACCAAATGTGGGGATTTTCGGTGGAGGCGGAGCTGATAGAAAATTCGGACAGGCAGGACGAATTGTGCTGTTACGTGAGCAGAGTAGAGGACAAAAGTGTGGCGATGCAGAACG gCATAATAAAAAGCGACGAGATAATGGTGATAAACGGGGCGATAGTGAGCGACTTGGACATGATGTACCTGGAGAGCGTTCTGCAAGAAGAATTGGCCCTCTGCATGATGATGCGATCCTCGAGAACCGAGCCACCGGATTTATCCGGTATAATCCGAGTCACCGACGACATCATCGAGAGTCTGGTCTGTCCCCCGCCTCCCTCCGATCCCCCGGTCATCAGCGAGGAGATGATATCCGGTCTGATTGTTCCGGCGCCGGGATGGA GCAAGGAAGGGATGCTGCAGGAATGCCCGTCGGTATCGCACATGGAGAACGGAAAGCAAACGTCGCGAACGAATTCTTTCGAGATAGAAAATTTACTGAAAACCGCCGAACAAGTTACCGGGTTCTGCCGATCGCCCGGAGAAACCAGAAAATCAAGCCCCACCGGAAGCGTTGTTAGCTCACATTCACAGGCGCTTACACCCAGCCGGCAACTCAGCGATgctgaaaaactgaaaaaagtcATTTTGGAATTGATAGATACCGAACGGACTTATGTAAAG aatttaaataatttgcTGGAAAACTATCTAGAGCCCCTGAAGCGAGAAACATTTTTATCGAACGCAGAAATAAACGCCTTGTTCGGAAACATACAAGAAATTGTTACCTTCCAAAggcaatttttgcaaaatttggATCACGCAATCGAAATGGAATcggatttcaataatttcgatCACCCGAGTCAATTCAAG GGGGTCCTGTTTTCCATCGGAAGTGCCTTTTTGTATTATGTAAACCACTTCAAATTATACAGTTCATTTTGCGCTAGTCACTCGAAGGCTCAGAAAGTTTTACATCCCA acGAAGGCAATCAAGCGCTGCAGGAATTTTTATCGGCGAGAAATCCTCGCCAGCAACATTCGTCGACCCTCGAATCTTACCTGATAAAACCGATTCAGCGAATCTTAAAATATCCTCTTCTGCTACAGCAGCTCAGAAATCTCACCGACGAGCACAGCGAGGAGCACGAGCACTTGATCG AGGCTCTGAAGGGGATGGAAAAGGTAGCTGAGCACATAAACGAAATGCAACGAATTCACGAAGAGTACGGAGCAATTTTTGATCACCTTTTCAGACAGCATCAAAAATCGTGCAAAcag CCGATCGATTTGAGCCCCGGCGATCTTCTTTACTACGGCGGCGTCGAATGGTTGAacatttcagattttttgggaaaaataaaaaaaggattgGAGCTGCACGCTATGTGCTTCGTGTTCAAATCCGCTGTCGTATTCCTCTGCAAGGAGAGACTcagacagaagaaaaaattgatg GGTGTTTCAACGAAGGCCAATTCTAGCGAGGTAGAGATAATAAGATATCAAGTTTTGATACCTGTAACCGAAGTCCAGGTCCGCGCGAGCTCCGCCAAGGACATGGAGTCCCATTTCCTGTGGGAATTGATCCACCTGAGGAGCCAGTTGCAGCGACGATCTGAAAAAGTTTACGTCTTGTCAAACAG CACGACGGACTTCCGTAACGCGTTCCTGAAAACGATTCGTCAGATAATTCGCGAATCCGTTAGGAACATGAGCATACCGTCTACTAAGCAGAACATGTCTCAACCGTCGATGTCGATATCGCCCCGGATGTCCACCGGCCACGTGGAAAAGTACGAGAAACCGACGAGTCAAGGTCAATCGCAAAACGGCAACGGTACGGTGTCGAAGAAAAGCGTTAAACAGCAATTGCTCGCTAATCAGCACAACGTGAAACGGAAGTACAGCCAATCGAAGCACAGCGTCGACCACGAAAGTTCGGAGGACAAAGACTTCGAAGAGGCTCAAACGACAACGTCGTCCGCCGCATCgacaacaacgataacaacGTCGTCCGCATCGACAACCTCCACGAATCCCACAACCTTTCGATCGAGGAGCAAAACCATCAGCGACAGCTCCG GAGTAGCGGGTACTGTTTTAATTACAGGTGAGATAAAGGTAGACATGGAGTCGGGTACAAAGTCAGAAGGCGAAGAGGACTCGCAGGCTTTTttaggcgagaaaaaaacgactcTAGGGCGAACGCCGAATCATTTGACATTGAGTACGACATCCACAATATCCGCCGGAAGCACCGGTAGTCAAGCGCGTCTCATACAGTCCTCTCATCAGCCCGAGAACTACCAGCCGATTACCGTCAAAGAACTCG gttcGCCGATTTGGAAGCCGAGAGAGCTGCCGTCGATGGGTGAAGCGACAACTTTGCCGCGGAAGGGTAAGTCGGCTGGGGAGTTCGCGGACATGTCATCTGCTCACAGCGCATCCCGTAAATCTCTCatagaaattaataattgtgcTCAACAATCTAACTTTAATAATCACGTATaa